The DNA sequence attatcaagcaagtcggagacctagcatgatgatagattcacctccactccttaagttcccatgaacccgggtgtagggcccctttttactcaaacccatgGGTGtttagtgtaaaaatgtggaaaagacagcaattattacattttacatAGTTTAATAAATGCACATACAAGGTTTCACAATTCCATAATTCCttagaataggcctaactcGCAAAaagatccccagtggagtcgccaactgtcgcaacgtgcccttttgcgggcgagcgaggcgaggctcacgggtgcgctttccaaaggaggaaagatgcgcggagtcaccaccaacgtttatttgtggaaaacgtcggaaaaaccgaaggaaaccggtcaaaatgaaaattctaagttcgggagttgtatttacgtttgaggaaggtattagcacctctcacgtttgtctcaaaggacaacagcctattttttagaattgtgaaaatgtcttatcttaccttttatttcttttttttatttttgaggtcgacaaaagtggggcttttgctcctacgtaccctccatcaaagaggaaatcagacctacgtagttctttcgtaagcgtgaatcaagcgattctttttacttgaaaggtgatcattttaaggcattggaccttaaaaatgatccatttacttgataaggaaaaaaactgaaatgataaactttcaacccctttttagtgacttttttgtggacgagcttgactaggcgagttgattttagccttagtttcactttagttattagtcaattcgattaagaatgaaaaatcccaaagagaaaatgtccggttgattttttcgcttcattttactaaaatggtatttttttattattatattattattttacctcttttttgatttccaacatggttacggcacgaccgaacggtcggattttattttaacagaaattaacggatattacaaatcaaatgatcggtggaaatttattttattttttgattaggcgagaaatgacttaaataaatgactgaagcacgtcaaaagggggtagggaaagtaaatgaaaacgagaataaaaatatatgaaacaaaatggggaccaccacgggtacatagaatgaattgaaaagctcggtttgaggtacttaccagttgaagactgaagaaaacaaagaacgaacgatgaatgtcgaagaacggttgaaaatcttcacgtaattactcacggaaacgttacggaagcgcctcggcttggattttcttcacagaaataattttcctcagcaatttcaagagaataagaagtgccaagaaggttgAACCTCTTtccccttcactcctccccctatttatagcaaaataggggaggagcttgccacccagctctcccaggcgagctcagctcgcccaggcgagcaaggaggaagcaaccgccttctggaggaaggatctggaaggcccaagtgggcctgattgctatttgtacccccctttttactaaatgcaccccctttactattttttggtgattctttttccgtaacattacgaaactttacaaatttcataacgatacctattttctttccgtaaggttacgaatccttacggatcatgcatttactcttttttagctttcgaagaagttacggaaactcacggattgtgcaaaaacacctcttttcgatttccgccacattacagaATTttacggatcgcgtaagcctgctaccttttgatttccagcacgtctcgggacttcacatattgtgcaacaaaggatgccaagtatctcaaagtggccaatcaaaggttgcatgtcatcaagtaataatccccggactaaattagggtatgacacaaggGAAACAcctttgtcgaccacaaaaagataaaaagacataaaaagcataaaaacacaaaaggacataaaaaggggaaatgaaacattttgaagtcatatttgcacacttgattaaaggttgtcgtcctttgtgacagacgcgtggggtgctaataccttccccgtgcgtaaatacaagtcccgaacctttcacacttaaagttcgtagaccacaccttttccagtttttccaatgtttttcctcaaataaatgttggtggcgactccgcgcattttcctttcatggaagacgcacccgtgagtctcgcgtcgccgcctgccgaagggtaggttgcgacaggccCATAAAGCATCATCTAGCTTCGCTGCCCAATCTTTTCTTGAGGAGGACACGGTCTTCTCTAGGATTCTCTTCAGCTCTCTGTTTGACACCTCTTCTTGGCCATTGTTTTGAGGATGATAAGGTGAAGCCACCTTATGTCTTACTTTGTAATGTCCTAGAACCTTCTGAAGTTGCGCATTGCAAAAATGTGTCCTTCTGTCACTGATCAGCACCCTAGGAACTCCAAAGCGGGAAAAAATCTTCTTTAGAAACCTGATCACGGTCCTAGTGTCATTCTTCTGAGTGGCTGtagcttccacccatttagacACATAATCAACAGCTACCAGGATGGAAACATTCCCATATAAGGATGGTAGAGGCCCGACAAAATCAATCCCTCAGTAGTTAAAGACCTCTAACTCAATGATGTTTTGCAATGACATCTCGTTTCTTCTTGAAATTCCCTCTATTCTTTGGCATTGATCACAATGAAGTACATGAGTATgtgcatctttaaagatggatggccagaaaaatccaaCCTGAAGTACTCTGGCTGTGGTCCTGTCTCCGCTATAATGTCCTCCATATGGTGAATTGTGACAATGCCAAAATATGCTCTGGCCTTCCTGAAGTGGGCATCATGAAGGAATTTATTCCGTTGGTGCCAATTGAGATCTTGAGGGATAACTCCTGTAACCTTATAGTTGGCAATATCTACGAACCAGGGTCTTTCAGCTACCATTAGGACACGTTCGTCTGGAAATTCTTCTCGTACTTCCCTCTTGTTCTTCGTTACTTCTTCATTTACTAATCGAGAGAGATGGTTAGCTACCACATTCTCGGACCCTTTCTTATCTTTGATGACAatgtcaaactcttggagcaaCAATACCCATCTTATCAACCTTGGCTTTGAGTATGCCTTGGTGAGAAGATGTTTGATGGCTGCATGGTCCGTGAAGATGACAACCTTAAATCCCAACAAATAGGATCAAAATTTATCTAAGGCATAGACTATGGCTAGCATCTCCTTCTCGGTGGTTGCATAATTCATTTGGGCCTCGTTCAGGACTTTGTTGGCATAATAGATGGCATGGAACACTTTTTCTTGCCACTGTCCTAATACTGCTCCCACGACATAGTCACTGGCATCACACATCAGCTTGAACTCCTTGCTCCAGTCAGGTGCAACCATTATTGGGGCAAACGCCAATTTCTCCTTCAAGGTCTAAAAGGCTTCAAGGCATTCCCCATCAAACTTGAAGATGACATCTTTGTTCAGCAAGTTGCTCAATGGCCTGGCTATCTTGGAGAAATCCTTGATGAATCTTCTATAGAATCCTGCATGTCCAAGAAAGCTTCTGATACCCTTGGCATTTACTGGTGGTGGCAACTTTTCAATGACGTCAATTTTTGCTTTATCCACCTCAATGCCTCGGGCTGAAATTTTATGGCCCAAGACTATcccttcttgaaccatgaagtGACACTTTTCCCAGTTTAGCACTAGATTGGTCTCGACACATCTTTGCAACACCATCTCTAAATTTTCTAGGTAGCAGTCAAAGGATGAACCAAATACTAAGAAGTCATCCATGAAGACTTCTATGCACTTCTCCACCATGTCCGCAAAGATGGCTAGTATATCATTGGAAAATGGCAGGTGCATTACACAACCCAAATGACATTCTTCTATAGGCAAAGACACCAAAAGGGCATGTAAAGGTTGTCTTCTCCTAGTCCTTGGGATAAACCGCAATCTGATGGTATCCTGAGTACCCGTCCAAGAATTAGTAGAAGGATTGTCCTGCTAACCGCTCCAGCATCTGATCCATGAAAGGcaagggaaaatgatctttccTGGCTGCCTCATTAAGCTTTCGGTAGACAATGCACATTCTCTATCTGGTGATAGTGCAAGTGAGGATCAAATCATTCTTTTCATTGCGGATGACTGTCATTCCTCCCTTCTTTGGTACCACCTGAACTGGACTCACCCAAGCACTATCAGAAATGTGGTAGATGAGTCCAGCTTCAAGTAGCTTGAGGACTTCCTTCCTCACTTCTTCCTTCATGGATGGCGATGCAATCCTAGCCCCCAAgggcattagatagaagacttcaagaacattgggccaaagatgcaagagaaggccctagggttctcatgagctttaggatagatttcgggcccatgggctaagtatgagcccacttatctttgtacatattatattaaggtttcattaattttgggtcttgtatatagggctccataatgtaggtagggtaccctagaaatataggaattttcagcccttgtattttagggcacctagactagtttttgtattaggggtagttttgtaatttcacatgcactaagtgaatatttgatgtgtgtggttggaaataaatttaattgaattggtagaagcccaatccaattaaattttagagggggaggtaagcatttgcttactacacctcattgtcacatcatatagtcacactttgtgcatgtccttcatgttttacatgtctcatgacacctaagcacacttagtggagaatcttggaattgatcttgaattagtgggctgaaccatagctaaaattcactaatcataattactgaaattttgactccaaattttggctccaaaaattcaatttcagattaaagtgaaatttgaattgaaattcaaattttcctccaattttgtgtgacacttaggctataaatagaggtcatgtgtgtgcatttttttgaacttttatcatttgaatattaaacttcagatttcaaagctcatttagagcacaaaatttcgtgctcttctcttcctctcccttcattcatctccttcttcctccaagctcttatccatggcctcctatggtggtgagcttcttctagactcatcttctccttgaagtggcgtctcctctctctcttcctttctccattccgctgccattcatcttccaagaagcgaaggagtccattgatgaagaagatcctaggcctacaagctccaatggagcttacatcagatGGGTTAAGCCTTCTCTAAGGTTGCCTTACTGGTCAGTACTCGTCCTCCATGATGATCTTATGCATGCAATAGGTAGGACTAATTCCCTTGAGGTCTGAGATGTGCCACCCAATAGCTTATTTGTGTTTCTTGAGAACTTCCATCAACCTTGCTTTTTCTTCTTATGACAAGCTGTTGCTGATTACGACTGGCTTAACGCCATTCTCCTCTAGAAAGGCATACTTCAAGTGTGTGGGGAGAATCTTCAACTCCAAACTTGGCTTTTCTGGAGGTTTGTCTTTCTTTAGGGCTTCAACAGTATCTTCCCCTGCATGAACCCTCTTGAGCCGCTCCAAGTCTTCCAGGCAGGCCTTCAGATCTTTTTCCTCCTCATTGGTCAGGCAATCTACTGTGTTTATTAGTGCCTTTTCCAATGGTGAGTGAGTGGTCAGGTGTTGCATTGCGTGGTCTACCTCTTGCTCAACTGCCTCCACCTTGAAGCATGGTTTGTTTGCGCTGGGATGTTTAACTACTTCAAAAAGGTTGAAGGTGACCTTTTGATCATTCACGCTTAGCTCCAGGTTCCCATTTCCCATCTTCACTACACATTTGGTGGCCAGCATAAATGGTCTCCCCAAAATCAAGGGAATTTCTTCATCTTCCTTAATGTCCATGATCACGAAGTCCACCGGAAAGGTGAAGTGGCGGACTTTGACCAAGACGTCTCCTACTACTACAAATAGCCTAGTGATGGAGCGATTTGCCAGTTGGAGTGTCATCCTAGTGGGGTCAATTTTTAGGTTCCTTATTCTTCTGCACATGGAAAGCGACATTAAATTGATACTTGCTCCTAAATCAATAAGAGCCTTTCCTACCGATACATCCCTAATAGAGCAAGGGATGGTGACACTTCCTGGGTCTTTGAACTTAGGAGGCAACTTTTGAATCACTGCACTACAGTTGCCTTCTACGACAATGGTCTCATTGTTGATGTACTTTCCCTTCTTAGTGAGTAGGTCCTTTAAGAACTTTGAGTATAACGGCATCTGCTGTAGGGCCTCTCCAAAAGGGATAGTAATCTCTAGTCTTTTGAATATGTCAAGGAACCGCCTGAAGTAACGTTCTTTATCCTGATAGGATGGTCCCCCTTGGTTGATATTATTCCCTTGATAAGATCTCCATCCTTGGCCCTGTGAAAGGTTGCCTTTCTGATAGAAGCCTAGTGGTCCGCTTTGCTGGAATCCCTGACGATTCTGACTTCCCATGTAGTTAACCTCATTGGTTGTGTCATTTTGAAGCATGCATGCATCTAACTTATGAGTGCCTCCACAATTGTTGCATCCTGCATTATGTATTGATCGAGGTTGCACTGCATGTAGttgttgtaacaccctgatatatatatttatttattattagtaattatgtttgatgtttgattatttgttgtgttactttatccgtaattattttcaaggaggtgaatttagttattaaaaggGTGTTAGTAGTTAAAGCgttagcttctcaaagaagcctcttaagaaagcttctcaaagaagccacgaggaagcttcttgaggaagcctcttaatgaaacttctcaaggaagccaCATGAAGCTGCCTAGGTAAAAATGCTGCtcagccttcgttaaccgttggatcttttCGAAATTTAGTTTGCagcttcacaagacacttgtccatgatctgaccgttgggatctttgagaagatgtaTGGAGTGTGTGCGGTGTTTCCGTGTCCGAgagtgaaattctgataccaggggacagatgtcgtaccggatgtcacgacatcacgcttcagaacatgcagattatatgtgtccgtatgaacagattaaacaagtaaataac is a window from the Glycine max cultivar Williams 82 chromosome 2, Glycine_max_v4.0, whole genome shotgun sequence genome containing:
- the LOC100802341 gene encoding uncharacterized protein, whose product is MGSQNRQGFQQSGPLGFYQKGNLSQGQGWRSYQGNNINQGGPSYQDKERYFRRFLDIFKRLEITIPFGEALQQMPLYSKFLKDLLTKKGKYINNETIVVEGNCSAVIQKLPPKFKDPGSVTIPCSIRDVSVGKALIDLGASINLMSLSMCRRIRNLKIDPTRMTLQLANRSITRLFVVVGDVLVKVRHFTFPVDFVIMDIKEDEEIPLILGRPFMLATKCVVKMGNGNLELSVNDQKVTFNLFEVVKHPSANKPCFKVEAVEQEVDHAMQHLTTHSPLEKALINTVDCLTNEEEKDLKACLEDLERLKRVHAGEDTVEALKKDKPPEKPSLELKILPTHLKYAFLEENGVKPVVISNSLS